One Colius striatus isolate bColStr4 chromosome 7, bColStr4.1.hap1, whole genome shotgun sequence DNA segment encodes these proteins:
- the RCN2 gene encoding reticulocalbin-2 isoform X2: MRRRTLVLALGLALTALGAAHGQHRADYDREALLGGQEEAEEYARLSPEEQQRRLKAIVKKIDADGDGLLSTDELSSWIQQSFKHYVTQEAKQHFNDYDKDGDGLVSWKEYNMQMYDRVIDFDENTVLEDQEEESFRQEKKRFEKANRDDVPDLNVDEFVAFEHPEEVDYMTDFVIQEALEEHDKDGDGFVSLEEFLGDYRRDPTARKDPEWILVEKDRFVNDYDKDNDGKLDPQELLSWIVPNNQGIAQEEALHLIEEMDLNDDKKLSEAEILKNQDLFLNSEATDYGRQLHDERFYHEEL; the protein is encoded by the exons ATGCGGCGGCGGACGCTGGTGCTGGCGCTGGGCCTGGCCCTGACGGCGCTGGGCGCGGCGCACGGGCAGCACCGCGCCGACTACGACCGGGAGGCGCTGCTCGGCGGACAg GAGGAGGCGGAGGAGTATGCGAGGCTCAGCCCGGAAGAGCAGCAGCGGCGGCTGAAGGCCATTGTGAAGAAGATCGACGCGGACGGGGATGGGCTCCTCTCGACGG ATGAGCTGAGTTCCTGGATACAGCAGTCTTTTAAACATTATGTTACGCAAGAAGCTAAGCAACACTTCAACGACTACGACAAAGATGGTGATGGATTAGTGTCTTGGAAGGAGTATAATATGCAAATGTATGATCGTGTAATTGATTTTGATGAGAACACTGTCCTGGAGGATCAAGAGGAAGAGTCATTTCGACAG gagaaaaagcgTTTTGAAAAAGCTAATAGAGATGATGTTCCTGATCTAAATGTGGATGAATTTGTTGCTTTTGAACATCCTGAGGAAGTGGATTATATGACG GACTTTGTCATCCAGGAGGCTTTAGAGGAACATGATAAAGATGGTGATGGATTTGTTAGCCTGGAAGAATTCCTTGGTGATTACAGAAGAGACCCAA CTGCAAGAAAAGATCCAGAATGGATACTTGTTGAGAAGGATCGGTTTGTGAACGACTATGACAAGGATAATGATGGCAAACTCGACCCTCAAGAGCTGCTCTCTTGGATTGTACCTAATAATCAGGGTATTGCCCAAGAGGAG gctCTTCACCTTATTGAAGAAATGGATTTGAATGATGATAAAAAGCTTTCCGAAGCAGAAATTCTTAAGAACCAGGATTTGTTTCTGAACAGTGAAGCAACGGATTATGGTAGGCAGCTTCATGATGAACGTTTCTACCATGAAGAACTTtag
- the RCN2 gene encoding reticulocalbin-2 isoform X1 — protein MRRRTLVLALGLALTALGAAHGQHRADYDREALLGGQEEAEEYARLSPEEQQRRLKAIVKKIDADGDGLLSTDELSSWIQQSFKHYVTQEAKQHFNDYDKDGDGLVSWKEYNMQMYDRVIDFDENTVLEDQEEESFRQLHLKEKKRFEKANRDDVPDLNVDEFVAFEHPEEVDYMTDFVIQEALEEHDKDGDGFVSLEEFLGDYRRDPTARKDPEWILVEKDRFVNDYDKDNDGKLDPQELLSWIVPNNQGIAQEEALHLIEEMDLNDDKKLSEAEILKNQDLFLNSEATDYGRQLHDERFYHEEL, from the exons ATGCGGCGGCGGACGCTGGTGCTGGCGCTGGGCCTGGCCCTGACGGCGCTGGGCGCGGCGCACGGGCAGCACCGCGCCGACTACGACCGGGAGGCGCTGCTCGGCGGACAg GAGGAGGCGGAGGAGTATGCGAGGCTCAGCCCGGAAGAGCAGCAGCGGCGGCTGAAGGCCATTGTGAAGAAGATCGACGCGGACGGGGATGGGCTCCTCTCGACGG ATGAGCTGAGTTCCTGGATACAGCAGTCTTTTAAACATTATGTTACGCAAGAAGCTAAGCAACACTTCAACGACTACGACAAAGATGGTGATGGATTAGTGTCTTGGAAGGAGTATAATATGCAAATGTATGATCGTGTAATTGATTTTGATGAGAACACTGTCCTGGAGGATCAAGAGGAAGAGTCATTTCGACAG CTtcatttaaaggagaaaaagcgTTTTGAAAAAGCTAATAGAGATGATGTTCCTGATCTAAATGTGGATGAATTTGTTGCTTTTGAACATCCTGAGGAAGTGGATTATATGACG GACTTTGTCATCCAGGAGGCTTTAGAGGAACATGATAAAGATGGTGATGGATTTGTTAGCCTGGAAGAATTCCTTGGTGATTACAGAAGAGACCCAA CTGCAAGAAAAGATCCAGAATGGATACTTGTTGAGAAGGATCGGTTTGTGAACGACTATGACAAGGATAATGATGGCAAACTCGACCCTCAAGAGCTGCTCTCTTGGATTGTACCTAATAATCAGGGTATTGCCCAAGAGGAG gctCTTCACCTTATTGAAGAAATGGATTTGAATGATGATAAAAAGCTTTCCGAAGCAGAAATTCTTAAGAACCAGGATTTGTTTCTGAACAGTGAAGCAACGGATTATGGTAGGCAGCTTCATGATGAACGTTTCTACCATGAAGAACTTtag